Genomic window (Rosa chinensis cultivar Old Blush chromosome 6, RchiOBHm-V2, whole genome shotgun sequence):
TTCTTTTGGTTAAATGAAAGTATCCGTTTCTGGATGtggctttgtttcttcttgttaGTTTTGTTGCTTGTATTATGATTAAACATTTCAAAACCTCTAGAGTTTACATTTGAGAAGTACATTGTTCCTGGATCTTATCTGTTTTTGTTGGGGACTTGGAATTTCACCAGTAACAAATTGTATGATTGGTTAATTAACTGTTTTGTTAATTTACGAGGACAAAATATATGCACTTTCCCACCAAATTGATGCAAGATACTAGATGCCTTCCCAAAATAAAAGAAGCGGAAGCAGAAAGTGCAACTGAAGAGAGACAACGCAAATATAATCTATGATTCTTCTTATTGCGGTGGGCAGCTGCTATTGTTGTGATGGCCTAATTTAGGAACTGGTGTTGGCCACCGCCACCATGAGAGCATAAATGGAAATGCCTCCACGTCTGTCTTTAATGGCAACTTTGGAGAGATGTCAATTAGCGTTTCTGTTCGAATATTGCACTTAACAATGTCTTTTGGATCGGAGCTGCTAGGTCTCCGTAGCAGGTACAGCATGTCTTCATCATTTGGGTCCAAAGCCAGAAGCCAGTAGGGATGAGGCACCATATATTGCGACTTAATTTGGTCCAGGAAGATCCTCTCCTTTAAAcaccatttcatctttttgCCTCCAACTCCATCCACCTCAAGACCGCTATcttctttcagctcccacacaaAAAGAATGAAACGTGTCAGAGTATACAGCCGGCACATCCTCACACAACCCCGGCAGACACCCAGGCAATCGGTGTAATTGTATGAATCATAAAACAATGGAAACCCGGAACGAGGCCCGGAAATAAAATGACAATGATAGTTATGGTTGTTTTTATTGTCGAGCTTGAAAGGCTCCAACCCAATAAGAATCCCACCACGACCTAACCAGTACAAGGTTCCATTGTAAGCAAGGGCTGGTGCACTCTGCTGGAGAGGATGAGGTCTAAACCTCTTTGGGCATAGGACAACTGATTCTATCCATTTACCAGTCTCGGAAGAGAACATCTCCACCTTTAATCGGAAGTCATCAGGTTCTGCGTCAAACTCAAGGAGTCGTACAATCCGGCACCTATAGTCGGAATCACGGATAAATCCCACACCTACTTCTTGTTGGGGGAATAGAATGGGAGGAGGAGGAACAGCAACCCATTGCTTGGTGTACGGATTGCAGATGTAGTAGTACTTCCTTTGAAAACCCAATGTTTTTTCACACAACAAAATCAAGTCATTGTATGTTGCTACCACAACCAGCTTGCTGGGAAGAAAATCGAGTGCTCTTAACTCCGCATGAGTCTGATTGGAATCAATTGTAAGCAATTCTGCCGTGTTATCTGCCAAAGGGTATGAATGTACGACAAACATGGGAATTTGCTCGTTGTCACAATTGTTTCGGAGATACAGAGCACGACGGCTTTCAAAATAAGGATGGGAGATGAGAGTCGACCAAGATTTGCACACACACTTGCATCGTAAAACAAACTTGCAAGGTAGTCGACAAAGGATTTCAATCAATAAACTGTTAGGGAGATCACAGATATTCAAGAATATTGTATTAAAAAGAGACTGAGAGGGTGCAACAAGAGAGTCGGATGTAATAGTTGTGTCTTTTTCACCTCTCATGgcgacccaaaaaaaaaaaattattctataTATTTATCCcacaacagagagagagagggccaAGAGAATCAGATGACACTATTCCTACTACTGCAACCTCTCATGGCGGCCGAAGAAAACTTATAGaggaatttattttatttagctcCAACGCTAGAGAAAAATATATAGGGATTGATATAAGACGAGCAAAGTCCTAGAATTTTTAGGCATAATAATACCATTTTCCCTAAAAAATAATTCAGTAATATCGATTTGGGCCAGAAAACAATAGAGcgaggcccggcccggcccagccCAACTTTCTGCGTTTAATGCACCCGGCTCGTTTCCCTCGTCCAATTAAAACTTTCCCTCCACACGAAAAAGAtttccctctttttcttttccccttTAATTTTCCCAAAAAATTAGTTTCCACGCTGGCAATCCGCGCCCTCGCCCTCTTAACCAATCAGACCAGAGCACCCTTCGCATCCTCACTTCTATATAAACCATCCTCCTCTCGCCATCAGACACCTGCAAATCACACTCTCCATATTTTCGCTTCGATTTCACTCCTAGGGTTTCGAATCCAATCTCCGATATGAGTTCTCCGACTTCCAAGGGCGGCCGAGGCAAGCCCAAGGCCACCAAATCCGTCTCCAGGTCCTCCAAGGCCGGGCTCCAATTCCCCGTCGGCCGTATCGCTCGCTTCCTCAAATCCGGCAAGTACGCCGAGCGAGTCGGCGCCGGCGCTCCCGTCTACCTCTCCGCCGTCCTCGAGTATCTCGCCGCTGAGGTTCGTCCATAATCCCTTCCGATCTTTTcaatttgatatatatatatatatatatatatatatatatataaatgaataTTTCTTGTGATACGATCTAATGGGAATTGGTTTGATTGGTGTACAGGTGCTTGAGCTCGCTGGCAATGCAGCTAGAGATAACAAGAAGAATCGGATCGTTCCGAGGCACATTCAGCTGGCGGTGCGTAATGACGAGGAGTTGAGCAAGCTTTTGGGGACTGTGACTATTGCTAATGGAGGTGTCTTGCCTAACATTCATCAGAATCTGCTGCCGAAGAAGACTGGGAAAGGCAAGGGGGACATTGGATCGGCGTCGcaagagttttagggttttcttatTTTGATTACAAATTTCGGACTGATTGGTTGTAAACagaaaatttgggaatttttggtGAAATATAATATGGTTTTTTGATAAATATTGGTGCTGATGAATGGTTCATGTTTCTGATGAGATGATCTATTGCCTTGTATTCTGTGTTTTACGTCAATTGAAATTATAGTACCCCCAATTGGTAGTAAAGCAAAATCATGCTGGTTTttactaaaccctaaacctggTGATCGACACTGTAAAAAGAGTTGAAATGATAATTTTACCGAGTCTCAGCAAAATAGTGGGTGCCGTAAACAGGGACTTGCTCACGTTTATTTTACCCAACCTCTGAAATTCACTAAACAACCGATGAGATGAGAGCCACTCAGTGAGTTTGTGAGTCGACCCAATGGCGGTGCCGGTCTACAACCTCGCTCCGAATCTGATGGTTTCAAGGCTGTGCTTGGGTTCGACTCTGTTTCTTAGTCTACTATTCTCATTAGTGTTTGCATTTTCTGTTCCTCAAAGTTAAAAAATTGTGGTCAGGAACCATGACTTTCGGCGAGCAGAACACGCTGCCGGAGTCCTTTCGCCTCCTCGACCAAGCTTTCAACGCTGGAATCAACTTGTTCGACTCTGCGGAGATGTACCCGGTGGTTCAGCGAGCCCAGACTCAGGGCAGGAGCGAGGAGTATCTCGGCCGTTGGATTAGAGAGCGCAACATTCCTCGAGACAGCGTCGTTTTGGCCACCAAGGTGGGTTCAATTGGCCTATTAGTCTCGAATTCATACAGCttgcttttgagttttgatatgtggGCGTCGTTTTGATACAGGTGACCGGACCATCTGGGCAGATGACTTGGATAAGAGATGGCCCCAAGTGTTTGGATGCTGCGAATATCACTGAGGCCCTTGACAGCAGGTTAATTCTAGCGATCAATTCATAattttgtttcagtttttgaATAATTGGTGATAGGCTGAGTGTTGAGCTATGCATTGGT
Coding sequences:
- the LOC112169578 gene encoding histone H2AX, coding for MSSPTSKGGRGKPKATKSVSRSSKAGLQFPVGRIARFLKSGKYAERVGAGAPVYLSAVLEYLAAEVLELAGNAARDNKKNRIVPRHIQLAVRNDEELSKLLGTVTIANGGVLPNIHQNLLPKKTGKGKGDIGSASQEF